The Flavobacteriales bacterium nucleotide sequence AAATGAACGTAAGCCCGCTCAACACCGACTACATGAGCGGGTTGGATGTGCTGCGCAAAGGAGATCGACGAAACATCGTGCTCTTTTTGGGCTCTAATTTGGGCAACTTCTCGCGTGAGGCCGCGGATCGATTCTTGACCGAGCTGCGTTCACATTTAGCACCGAACGACGCTTTATTCATAGGACTCGATTTGCAGAAGGACCCCAAGGTAATCCTGCGCGCGTACGATGATCCTGAAGGTATTACCAAGTCCTTCAACTTGAATCTGCTTACACGTATCAACCGGGAGCTCGGCGGACACTTTGACCCGATGAAGTTCGATTTCTACTGCAGTTATTCACCGGAGACGGGCGAGGTTCGCTCCTATTTAGTGAGTAAAGTAGAACAAGATGTGCGCATTGATGCCTTGGGTGAGTCGTACCACTTTGATCAATGGGAGACGATCCACACGGAGATCAGCCGAAAATTCAAGTTGAGTAATCTACCCGGGTTGGCCGAACGAAACGGGTTCGAGCACCAGGCGAATGATTTCGAT carries:
- a CDS encoding L-histidine N(alpha)-methyltransferase, with the translated sequence MTSFADDVRTGFSTERKHISSKYHYDDKGSAIFQAIMRMPSYYLTDSEFEIFETNKADILAQFDPSVGPFNLVEFGAGDGQKTKVLLEYFLEQGADFTYVPIDISKSALDDLCYDLCARWPEMNVSPLNTDYMSGLDVLRKGDRRNIVLFLGSNLGNFSREAADRFLTELRSHLAPNDALFIGLDLQKDPKVILRAYDDPEGITKSFNLNLLTRINRELGGHFDPMKFDFYCSYSPETGEVRSYLVSKVEQDVRIDALGESYHFDQWETIHTEISRKFKLSNLPGLAERNGFEHQANDFDCKHYFVNSYWKAV